Below is a window of Candidatus Bathyarchaeota archaeon DNA.
CAAAATATCGTTACATGAATTCTGTAAGATTAGATTACGATTTTCTAATGTCACTATAATAATTTTTGAATTTTCTGATGATTTTATTCTATTTATTAAAAAATGATTGGCTTTATAATGTATTGTACCCAACACGAGTTTGTTAAAATCCAATACCTTCATTATGGCATCTATGAAAACTTTACTTAGCAGTTCCATAGGTCCGATTTCATCTACGACTAGTAGATCAATGTCTTGATCATCTAAAGCATCCAAAATTGCCCTAACTCCTATATTTTCTAAATCACCTAGATTAACAAAATATTTCCCTAATCTAGGACCTCTTATCAATTTCTTATGCGCTAGCCATCCCTTCTCTCCTGTTTTCAAATCTTGAATCTCGAATCCTATTCTAGCTTCATTTTCTCTAACTTCTCTACTAACCATACCGCCAATTTTATATCCTGACTCCTTCACTGACTGAGCAACATTCAAAGCTAATGATGTTTTACCAATTCCAGGTTTACCTGTCAAAAAAAAGAATCGAACCAAGATTTAATACGCCTTCAAATTAATATTCGTTGAATGTAATTTTAATTTTAACCGAAGAAATCTCAAATTAGGATTAAAGTGTTCTAACAAGGAAGACAATTCGATGAAATTAAAGCTGACAAATGAGAATTCAATAAAGATACAAGTACCTATTCTCAATACTAATACAGAAGAATCAAAAAAAACACCTGTGTTCTATAACCCA
It encodes the following:
- a CDS encoding NTPase, which translates into the protein MVRFFFLTGKPGIGKTSLALNVAQSVKESGYKIGGMVSREVRENEARIGFEIQDLKTGEKGWLAHKKLIRGPRLGKYFVNLGDLENIGVRAILDALDDQDIDLLVVDEIGPMELLSKVFIDAIMKVLDFNKLVLGTIHYKANHFLINRIKSSENSKIIIVTLENRNLILQNSCNDIL